A window of Phaseolus vulgaris cultivar G19833 chromosome 4, P. vulgaris v2.0, whole genome shotgun sequence genomic DNA:
CTTGAGAAATTGCAGTGTATCTGCTAAGACTTGTATATAATTTTCTCGAATCTGCCAAGTTTTTGTGGCTATACATTCTGACTAGCAAATATTCTCTATAAAAATAGTTGAAGAGTTGAACAATGAGAGGGAGATcccctttctctttctttttttctcagCTCACAGATATCAGACTTAAGATTTAGAAAATGTTGATGCAGCATATAGAATTAGCAACAACAAAATAAACACTTCAGATTCTTCAGTGCATTTTAAGTGGCATTCTCATATTCTGTGATACTGTTCAAGGGTTAGCAAAATTACATTAACAGAACAAGAACTTCCACAGAACATTAACATTTTGTGGTAATTCTCAAAgtactcaaataaaaaaaattcttgatACAACCTCAATTAAGTATTTCTCAGCAGCCAGTAACCAATGTATTCAACATGCCTGCTGAAAAGGGCTCAATACATGAAACAGTAAAATCTGACAAGCTAGACAATGTTCATTTATATCTTGCTTATCTATTTAGACAATGTGTGAACAACAAGTAGCTTGAACTCTAACAAAATTTGCAGAAAAATGAAGTCAGTTGTCACTGATCCAGTTCTTATCTTCACTTCCTCAATGTTCCTTTTCTTTCAAACATGcctaacaaaagaaaaaagttaggcaactatttcataaatttgtttcttaatgCATAAAATGATGTCAGGCATTGACTGTAATCAAACAAAAGAACAGAGAAATGTAAGTGgaaaaattatcaatatatatgtaAATCATCTCCTCTTGAAGAGTATAGTTTAAGCGTGGATTTACCAACCACTCACTTCAGAAGAATATAGACCACTGTCTCttcaaaataaagataatttattCAAGCTGACTATAAAACCATGTCAACAAGACAAACAAAAACATTATAACACACCCAATAATTtgttcaaggaagaagggaaatataaaatgaattataattaaaatttgtagAAGAGTATTTAGTCACCTGATAGTTAAGCATGGAATAGAGGATATAATCACGTATAACTTTCAAAAATTGATGACCTCAACTTTGGTGAGTTGAGAGTTCTGAAGTAAGTACTTCATCAACACTTCATTTTGCTGAATGTTTTCCCCCTTCAATTTCTTCAATCTAACAAAGCGAGGAGGTAGAATTCTTGGATGCTGAAACCTAGAGTGTTGTTGCACACCCTACACAATCAAACTAAACTCAGCACATATTTGAATGGATACCATACCATGCAATGTAATTAAAATGATTATGAAGAAAACACAGAAGAGTAACTCACACGCAGTATTGCTTCAATGACAGCCTTAGAGAGTGTCAATATCTTTACATAAGATAACATTCTCAGCAACCTTAGAACGGTTGCGTGAAAAATAGTACTGATCTCAATGTTGACATCTTCAAGAAGTGTAAGATCACTCAGGGAGGAGAGGTCATGACAGCCTATGTAACTTCTGATAGCGAAATGGGTGAGATTGGGAGTAGAAAGCACAATCTTGTACTGCTGTTCATCGTATCTTTTCATGGTGAAACGAGAAAGGTTGGAGTTTGATATGCTGAGGACTTTGGTATGGTCGCTCAAAGAACACCCCACAAGGACCAAACTGTTCAAGGAGAAACAGTTTGAAAAGGGTTCCGCGCACACATCATTGGGCCTTGCGGAGAAAGAGACATTGGTGAGATTCAAGGTTTTGAGCGCTGGTAGATGTAGAGATTGTGGAAGATTCAAGATATTACGAGGACAAAGAATTGAAAGAGTGAGAGATGTGAGAGAGggagaagaaaagatgaaaggTATGGAGTAATAGAACATGTCTCTGGATTCTTGATCGAGATAGATTCTCAACTGTGTCACGCATTGCAGATAAGGAGTGACAGTGTCGAGAAGCTGGTGTGCTATGATGCCGCATGCTTCGAAATCAAGACAATGCAAAGGAATGGAAGTGTCTCTGTGGGAGAAAACGTGTGAGACAAATTTGTTGTAGTTGGTGATGTTTTTGAAGCTGCGGCGTCTGAAACAAAGATTGGTGAGACATTTCCAAAGGTTGTTCCATCGTTTGGATAAGAGAGAGATTCGAACTGCGGTATTTGTGTTTATGAATAGGATAATGTGGAGAAGAACATCGTCATGCAACTCACTGAGCCTGTCTCTCCCATCTTCTCCCTCTCTTCCACTTTTCTtggtttcttttccttcttccaTGGATGAAAGGAAATACCTAATTAACGTATGCGAGGTTATTTGTAGACTCGGTCTATTCTCCAAGATTTGAGGAAACTGAAAGTGGttttttcagtttatattttcacttttttaataataaaaaaaaagataagagttaaCTGAGAATACTAAGGTAACATGAAAGACGTTTTTTCTGTTTAGAATCTCACTTACAAAACCGGATtaatttttggaaaatatttttttcacaccataaaaaatatactttgaCACCACgttataataacataataatatttaaaattgaaagataaatgaaatacaattaaaatattattttattagtttgtGATGTGAATGTTTTCTGCaaaactgtttaattttttatgtggaAACGGAGAAACTAGTCCAACCAGTTAAAGAGCCTATGAAAATTGGTAAGAAACCGGTGTAGTGAACGGTTTGAAacaattgttttaaaatattttttttttcttttaagttttaaaatttaatttaagtttttaaaaataaaaaatatatttattaattttaaatatttaatataaattattatagaaagtatttttaaatgtaaaaaatataattgagtCATTTATGTGTTATCATTAAAAATTggtataattataattatttttcttgagaATATTGAGAGTTTATCAGTTTACATAAATATGTATACTCACTATTTAGGTGATACTGAATAAATATCTAATAGTTCCAAATTCGACCTATGAATATCTTAATCAAGAATATTATCTTGAACTATCTATATATTCACCTAATTGCTAAATATTTGGTACATGTGCCTTTATTAGAGAGTGCAAAAAATTAAGacttcaaaaacacaaataCTCACACATTAATATGGTTTTAATTCAATGCAATGAATTAACATAGTTTCAACGACAGTTTTAAGAATCACATAATATaactcaataaataaaaataataattacttttatttttttattatcagtttatatatttctttgcattaaaaatataaactaacaaatagaacaattgaataatgataaattaaatgactgaatataagtaaataaactataagtaaagataaattaaactacataaatatcaataaataaatagaaataacacttaaatagagattaaatgacataattataaataaataaacaacatCAATACTAGAAATTAAttgatataattataaataagtgTGTAActgaatataaattaaatgacataaatataaataaataaaatgaataagataaattaaattatataatataaataaataagatgaaaataaattaaattacataaatataaataaataaataaacaacaccatacaaaagataaattaaattatatatatatatataataagttaTATTAAGATATGTCACTTTCCTATGTTGATTGGAGTgacaaactaaaattaaaactagAAGTGCTTTTAGAaggtttaaatttatttacattCTCTTACCCATATTCCTTCCTCTCTCTTTACCTCCCTCTAAGTTTATTAAGATTATTATAAAAAGAATTTCACATTACGGTCTCTTACCCTTAATCGGAGTGACCTATTAGAATAcaagttttttttagaaaatttaaaatttcttacATTCTCTTGCTTCATATTTCCTCTCTCTTCCTCATTCTCCCTCTCTATCTTTCTCACTTGTTTATAAGCTAAAtcttaatttatttactttttcttaAAGTCAATGTTACATGTATTAAATgtaaatttatcttattttttttagtcttcattatttattataatttttttttaaataattttttttataattcaatatatatttttaataattttttataattaatttttattatttatgatttattattatttttttattttcttcttatttattttatttatttattattaataattaattattattttttggtcTACATTTgcaagaaatttgaatttgaaaataaaaatcttataaCCTCCTCACTTTTTCTTAATGGTGTCTAAACCTTTTGTTAATTTCGTAGCATTTAAACCTTTTTTAATAGCAAGTTGTATCGGTTGGACATGCTCGGGATCCGACCAAACATTTAAGCATACTCCTCGGACTCAGTTGATCAAAGGGGATAAGATGTTTGGTTGGTCCATAACGATAACAGGCCCAATAAACGTAGAAAAAAGGTCAATTCGGTAACGTATGAAGAAGTTAGTCCAAAACTAATTggcataatatattaaataaatatgtaaCAGAATCCGTTAGGcgtataaagataaaaaatagttagagaTAAAGCTCTACGAACATCCCCAAATTAAAGGGTAAATATTAACAGAATGTCTTTATGGTTGTTAACTCCGAAAGGGATGATCTACAAGTGTTATAAAAGGGTCTCAAGACCCTGATCAAAGGTAAGTGCAAATCTATTCACTACACCCATAGCTCATAATATATGCTCTccctgacttgatcgtcagagtctTATCTATCGGTGGGGCTCCCTTAATTAAGAATTCAAAGCATCCAAAGGTAGCATCAGAAAGAAGGTCCGATATTCACTTACCAGACCAGAATCAGGTCAGCcgacgagaacatttggcgcctaCTGGGCAAGTAAAACTGATCCCATCACATACAAAATTCTCAATGCAACTACACGTCATGAGAAACACAATGCAAGGAGTTCAGGTGCCCGACAGAGATGAAGCCCCCATGTTGCAGCAGATCATGGAGACGATGAGGGCTTTCCAGCAAGCTAACGAGGATTACTGTCAAGAACTGTAACATCCCTATAATTTCCCACATCTGAAAACtaaaaatttgtataaaatattaaaaagaaaatataaacataatacaaatatgtCCACCActctttcttaaaaatattacaaaacatATCTCTCTTCATAAAACTTTAATAtctacataaaatttaaaacaaatattcaaatttcaactaaaataatttcatcATCCAGCTTCTCACTGAGGAGGAGCTCAATCACCTGTaacatcatctgctcccgtgtaaatacacgatcatcacagataaagaaacaacacaaacaaataacagggtaagctagctatataaACCAAAATTCTacaaaatttcaatttgaaattaataaacataaatcaTTGAGTTTCATGCAATTTCTccaaatcatcaagtgtcatacaaattctcaaatcatcaagtgtcatTCAAATTCTAtattcatctttcacatgtcagacttccactgactcatataacatagacacttgactctacttctggaagactcgtgtattgaaattagaatcctgagacctgcacctgtcatactactcgtTGTGAATCCACACAACCATGTGCATaaacatctcaatatctcatcatcttgtatgacagggtaaattcatatgacctAAAAGACCAGATTATATTTCAAACCCCAGacaaagtcatatgaacctccatcggctctcaccaactgaataacttcatctatgtgattccattatattaGTAGAGTCAGGATGTCTCATTACGGGCCTGACagatcaatacaccctaacaacaatctcaacacggtatttcctttcctgaaaatactatgtcttgatcacactttcaaaTCATTGCACActtcatttaacacatcaatacaccattcaatcataatatataatttaaactttctaacaatccaaatatatccaaaaagttatttaacaatagtaatctaaaataaactatgctaaaataataaaatagtaatattcatatatgtatacaaaattttggattgatcgaaaatattttaggttgatctaaatgacaccagagagcaccagaaattttggattgatcgaaaatattttaggttgatctaaatgacaccagagagcaccagaaattttggattgatcgaaaatattttaggttgatcgaaattACACCAGAGAGCACCTAGGAATTTTGgattgaacgaaaatattttaggttgatcgaaattacaccagagagcacccaggaattttggattgaacgaaaatattttaggttgatcgaaatcacaccagagagcacccaggaATTTTGgattgaacaaaaatattttaggttgatcgaaatcacaccagagagcacACAAAATAACAAAGTCCCTGCTGTAGCTGAAATTACTCTAAATCAACATCAAACAACTCAGACTTAACaacattataattgtataacaACAACCATATATCAATTTCACATTCAAATATCAATCAATTTCTAATATACTTAAAACAAACAATTCTGGAAGAAAGTTTGAgactggtgaccacgtcaccctcacatccagatcttctagcctaatgttctattggaaattaaggctagcttcccttacctaaAATTTAGCAGATATTCGCTAAGAGCTCCAAATCCACCAAGAACTTAAAGGTAACATAATCTGCACCAGAgtcctaataaaaaatctaactatatcattaggaccctgagctaacagagattaaccctGAAGCTAAAAAGGTCACATGCAAAGCAAAGACAAAAacaacctaacaagttcaaaatttgactcaaagagaagagcaaaaatgaacttactctatcagagattctgatcgggcagtcttgtagtacTCACTGCCAGGAATCTGATGGAGGACTCTGATCGTCGAACTGATGAACGAGGaagtcagaatcttagagagaagggagaggaaaggaaaagaactttctagagagatggtggttctttttaaaatgaaacctgaataaaaaaaattctatttatatgcttgttttaattttaccacttctactctaagactatttttctcaatccttacaagaacaagatcattTTCGAGAGGAGGCCCAAATCGAGCAAGAGCGTCTGCGAGAAGAAGCTCGCACTGACCATGACCGTCTTCGAGAAGAGGCACGTGTCGAGCAGGCACAACTAAGGGAAGAGGCTCGAGTTGAACAAGAGCGCTTACGGGAGGAAGCTCGAGCTCATCAAGAGCACCTCATGGGAGAAATAGAGGTTTCTCGGAAGATAGTGGAGAAGATTGCTCGGATTAATGAAGAACTATAGAAAACTAATGACAAGCTACGAAGGTCCATGCACAGTCAACAACAGTGTACCGTTCGGGTCCGCTCCCTGGATAAGTCCTCGAGGGACGACCTATAGTATTTTTCTTGGCAAATCATGGAGGAACCTCCTCTTTTTCTCACCCCTCTTTTTGTTCAGGTATCTTGACGACGAGGCAGagacaagaaagaaagaaaacccTGTAGACACAACAAACCATGAAGCGCCTATCTTGGGCGATTTCAACACAATTGCGGGGGGATTCTCCAGGGGAGGGACTTCTAGCCGAAAAAGTTATGCTCGAGCAGTAATGACCCTAGAGAAAGTAAAGCCCGATCCACGTTTGATCCCCCACATCTGTTTTACGACATCAGACTGTGAGGACATTTTTCCTCACGAggacgatcccatagttatctcggTTATTACTATGGGTCGATATGTGCACAAAGTTCTTGTGGACCAGGGTAGTTCAACTGATGTCATGTTTTGGGAGATGTATTTGGGGCTGCAAATACCCCTAGATCAGCTAAGACCCTATGATGGTTGCTTGGTAGGTTTCACGGGAGATTAAGTGAAAGTTTGGGGGTACGCCGAGCTTCGAACCACCTTCTCGGATGAAAATGCGGCCACAATTATCACGGTAAAATATATAGTAGTTAATACACCCTCTGCTTACAATTTACTTTTGGGACGACCATTTTTAAACGGACTAGGAGCGGTACCCTCATCATACCATATGAAAGTAAAGTTGCCTTCGCTAGAAGGAAGGTCATCACCTTAAGGGTGGACCAAAAGGTAGTCTGCAAGTGCTACGAGAGTAATTTGAGAAGTAGAAGAGACACGTATATGATAGACCCACCAAGAGGACCTCGACATAGAAATAGACCCCATCGCTCATGACGAGAGGAGACCTGGGTCGGCAAGGGAGGTTCGGGAGGTAGAAATCAATGGAAAGAAGTTCAAACTCGGAGCTTCATTACATAAAGAGCTAGAGGAAAAAATCGCAAAAGTCATTTCCAAAAACCTGAATGCTTTTACGTGGTCGTCAGCCGATATGCCCGGAATTAATCCCGATTTTCTATGTCACCATCTCCCCATAGATGAGAAGGTCAAGCCTGTTatccagagaaggagaaaactTAGTTTAGAAAAGTATCTTGCCATCCGAGAAGAGACTCAAAGGCTTCTCATGGTTggtcacatcagggaaatctagtaccctgagtggttggcaaatgtcgtcaTGGTCAAAAAAGCGAACGagaaatggagaatgtgcgtcgatttcactgacctcaatAAGGCCTATCCCAATGACCCTTACCCTTTGTCGAACATAGACTCATTGGTAGATAACGCCTCAAGGTGTGGCCTACTAAGTTTCTTGGACGTTTTTTTCATAATACAACCAAATCTGGATGCATCAAAAAGACAAGTGTAAAATAACTTTCATGACCGAAACAACTAGTTACTATTATAATGTCATTTCGTTCAAGTTAAAGAATGCATGGGCGACCTATCAAAGACTCATGGACCGGATCCTATCACCAATGTTTGGACGGAATGTACAAGcgtatgtggacgacatggtggtcacaTTGGTGAAGGCAAGCGAACATGTGTCAGACTTGGAGGATTTGTTTGCCACTATAGGGGCACATAATTTAAAGCTTAATCCCGAAAAATGTGTTTTCGGAGTACAAGCAGGGAAGTTCCTCggttttgttagaatatatggtcttaaacgagaggggggtgaattgtttaagagggattttcgtaaacttttaagcctagaatgaaaatacttcaagaaaaccttgattaagaaatcaatttttcaaaacataaagcaaaaggcaCTATActagtaaaaacaatcggttgttttaacgaaacaatcggttgtttataccagttaacaaatatcaaaactgaatttaaagagatagggatacagagattgcacacaaaattttatactggttcactccaaatccaaagctacatccagtcttctcagaaaccctgaggaaatccactaagcaatcacaacctGATCACTttcacaacaaccaagagaatgaccttgaacacctcaagacacacactcttcttggccaacacaccaacaccaagattgttgatcttgatcccctcaagaacacacaaccaatctcagcaaacatagaaacgaaacttgtttcacagagttcaagaattacacttgttacagaagataatctgaaatcaatacaagcagaatcctattccacaaactttgatcaatcacaaactttcagcaatctcagctctttgaaaaactcaaaaactcttagcaaaaacttgtcaaagattgattctcaaatctgtttttctgaatttattcaaagatgtagtttgttatcaaatcttaacaaactcttaaattgcattaaaagattggtcaaagcatttaatgactggagcgtaagcagttaaatcatttaaagctcagtcaaagataaaacagtttttctattatggtcccaaaacaaacaatcggttgtttcttcgaatcaatcggttgttttggttcttaacagttcaaccattttaaaaacagttttcaatctttttctcaaaacatctaagtataaacaatcggttgtttcgacaaaacaatcggttgttttaacttagtttgaaaacattttactttcacaaagattgagatgcttatgctttagattcgatcaaggggtggattacaatactcaaactaccccagatctattctaaaccagcacagcaacaccaagcacaaccaagccttcaacatccttcaaaagggtttggattcttcaaagcttgaacaccattTGGTTCAACAGGTTTCCTATTAACTGAAAGAGGAGTTGGAGCAAACCCTGACAAATGTGCAGCCATCATGGAGATGAGAAGCCTGACCAATGTAAAGGAAGTGCAGAGGCTGACAGGGCGGATAGCTGCCCTCTCTCGTTTCCTATCTACCAGTGGCGATAAAGGTTATCTGTATTTCCAATGTACAAGCGTATGTGGGCGACATGGTGGTCACATTGGTGAAGGCAAGTGAACATGTGTCAGACTTAGAGCATTTGTTTGCCACTATAGGGGCACATAATTTAAAGCTTAATCCCGAAAAATGTGTTTTCGGAGTACAAGCAGGGAAGTTCCTCGGTTTCCTATTAACTGAAAGAGGAGTTGAAGCAAACCCTGATAAATGTGCAGCCGTCATGGAGATGAGAAGCCCGACCAATGTAAAGGAAGTGCAGAGGCTGACAGGGCGTATAGCTGCCCTCTCTCGTTTCCTATCTGCCAGTGGCGATAAAGGTTATTTGtatttccagtgtctcaaaAAGAATAATCGTTTCAtctggacgaaagaatgcgaggaagctttcacAAGCCCTAGAGGGGTCACTCAATGACGACCTAACTTGTTAATCAGGGTTCATCCTCACTATCTTGGGCACTCCATCCAAATCCAGGTCAGGAACTCATAATTTTCTTAGCCGAACTATGCTAAATGCTTGGGCAAATCTACTTTGCGAGTTATCGCATGCATTTATGAGGTAGTAGGCAAAGTTATCAGGGGCATAACTAGGAATAATCATCAACTAAAAATATCCAAAGGGATTAAGACCATTAAGGTAGTGTCCAGGTTAAAAATTAAACACACATACAAATATTAAACATTGTTCATGAAAATTAAACACACATACAAATATTAAACATGATTCATGAAAGTTAAACATTGAAATGAGTAAACATAATTAAGATTCCCCCACGAGTTTCCCGTTGACCACCATTTTGCATGGGCTTAGTAGGGAGAATTCCACTGAAGGATGAATGATGGTTGCTTGTTACATAGCGGCCTCGAAACCAAAGATATATGATTGGGTTGCATCATCTTTCATCGTGTTGATAGTCTTCGAAAGCTCGGCGAGCTCGGTCTCTTTGCGAGCCATCTCTTCTTCCTAGCCTCCCATCTTTTTCTCTAAAGTGTTAAGCTTTTCAATCAAGTTGGTTTTTTCTACACTCAGCATAAGCCCTTCCTGAGTCTTGCCAACTAATTCAGAATGTAAGCGGTCAACCTCGGCACAAAGGCGCTCGGTTTCCCGTTGGAGCTTGATAATCTGCCGAGCTTTCCTGTTCTTGACCTCTTTTCGATCCTCCACTTTATTACCAGCCAAGCACGCCATGACAATTGCTTGACCAAAGAGGCTTTTGGATTCATGACGGAGTCGATGTTCCTCCTAGCTTTCCAGTCTTGCTCTATCCTCTACTAGTAGGAGGCACAAGTTCAAGTGGGTCAATATATCAAAGCTCGGGTCCCACAAACTTTTTCCTTTGGAGCTTTCCACTTACTCGCATTCTTGGACAGTTAGCACCTCCTGTGATGAGTACCTGAGAGAGAGTGCACCCACTGACCAAGCTTAGCCTTCCAAGAGGATGACTTAGAGCATGACTCAAGATACAGGGCTAGGTCAGGATCCACTTCTAGCTAATGCTTCAACACCTAGTCTTCCCCAGAGAATCACGAGGAGTAGAGTCCAGGCCATAGGGGTTTACTTaatcacttggttaagttcgtgtccagtggggatcttcccTAAGTCTCACCTCACAATTTCTAAAAtccaaatcataaacaaagtgtcaCCCTTAAAATGGACAAATCTAAAATCAAGTCACATCATCCTGGTTTGGAGCCCGACCATCTAAGTGAGAGTGCTCGAAGGGAGGGTTAGTctctaatatttttcttttaaaaacgGGA
This region includes:
- the LOC137838824 gene encoding FBD-associated F-box protein At5g18780-like, with protein sequence MEEGKETKKSGREGEDGRDRLSELHDDVLLHIILFINTNTAVRISLLSKRWNNLWKCLTNLCFRRRSFKNITNYNKFVSHVFSHRDTSIPLHCLDFEACGIIAHQLLDTVTPYLQCVTQLRIYLDQESRDMFYYSIPFIFSSPSLTSLTLSILCPRNILNLPQSLHLPALKTLNLTNVSFSARPNDVCAEPFSNCFSLNSLVLVGCSLSDHTKVLSISNSNLSRFTMKRYDEQQYKIVLSTPNLTHFAIRSYIGCHDLSSLSDLTLLEDVNIEISTIFHATVLRLLRMLSYVKILTLSKAVIEAILRVSYSSVFSS